One stretch of Roseimicrobium sp. ORNL1 DNA includes these proteins:
- the vccC gene encoding Verru_Chthon cassette protein C, whose translation MKSTRSSMQVMKPWGQWLNHSKVAGFTLVELLVSMAIMSILMLTITSVIGETQKAWTQSVSRATQFREARGAFDRIVRSISQSTLNTYWDYYRENDDDPLEPPSGYIRRSELHFICGPAPSLLTATGVSSHAIFFQAPLGVSDDAQYEKLSHLLSARGYFIQHGSDAAFRPSFLSGLASPPVRYRFRLMEFAPPTENNLVYAMPENWYKSAGAASNNYARPIAENLVALFISPKVSREDVPNAKPPTYIAPDYRYDSRRDSEPGPNQGTQHLLPPLVEVTLVAIDEASALRLEDMNGSGMPNLVGGSGAQFGDASRLREDLAALEAYLVEQKLNFRVFTTTVALRTAKWSL comes from the coding sequence ATGAAATCGACTCGATCCAGCATGCAAGTCATGAAACCGTGGGGACAATGGCTCAACCATTCGAAGGTTGCCGGATTCACCTTGGTGGAACTCCTGGTGTCCATGGCCATCATGTCCATTTTGATGCTGACAATCACCAGCGTCATTGGGGAAACCCAGAAAGCGTGGACTCAATCCGTATCACGCGCCACCCAGTTTCGCGAAGCCCGTGGAGCATTTGATCGGATCGTGCGTAGCATCAGTCAGTCGACACTCAATACCTATTGGGACTACTATCGGGAAAACGATGATGATCCCCTGGAGCCGCCGTCGGGGTATATCCGCAGATCGGAGTTGCATTTCATCTGCGGACCGGCCCCCAGTCTGCTCACTGCCACTGGCGTATCGAGCCACGCCATCTTTTTTCAGGCACCTTTGGGAGTTTCTGATGACGCGCAGTATGAGAAGTTGAGCCATTTGCTGTCAGCTCGAGGATATTTCATCCAGCACGGCAGTGATGCGGCCTTCCGTCCATCCTTTCTATCAGGGCTGGCAAGCCCGCCCGTGCGTTATCGGTTTCGCCTGATGGAGTTCGCTCCACCCACGGAGAACAACCTCGTCTATGCGATGCCGGAGAATTGGTACAAGTCTGCAGGAGCTGCCTCCAACAATTACGCGCGGCCAATCGCGGAGAACCTGGTGGCTCTATTTATTTCACCCAAGGTCAGCAGGGAAGATGTGCCCAATGCGAAACCGCCTACTTACATTGCGCCGGATTATCGATATGATTCCAGACGGGATTCGGAGCCGGGACCCAATCAGGGGACCCAGCATCTCTTGCCGCCCCTGGTGGAGGTGACCTTGGTGGCTATCGATGAGGCTTCTGCACTCAGGTTGGAGGACATGAACGGAAGTGGCATGCCCAATCTTGTTGGTGGTTCTGGGGCGCAATTCGGAGATGCTTCGAGACTCAGGGAAGATCTTGCGGCTCTGGAGGCCTACCTCGTGGAGCAGAAGCTCAATTTCCGCGTCTTCACTACCACGGTCGCGCTCCGCACTGCCAAGTGGAGTCTATGA
- the vccB gene encoding Verru_Chthon cassette protein B produces the protein MKRRAPTENGFSLPEVTIAVGIASLGILTLLGMIPQGLDMARDGSRSLSEIRIVQQIVGEAQLSDWAAYMEKNGPAASARTNRCFDDQGVEIPRGSADMDMRLAYVARLQVQDGNVPMPGNSTSTASSGPAQDIRRLKIEVASSTNPEFDFAQSSSRLVKVHTALISRTTPDISSP, from the coding sequence ATGAAAAGACGAGCCCCCACCGAAAATGGATTCTCGTTGCCGGAGGTCACTATCGCCGTCGGCATCGCATCGCTGGGCATCCTGACATTGCTCGGGATGATTCCGCAAGGTCTCGATATGGCGCGTGATGGCAGCCGGTCGCTCTCAGAGATCCGCATTGTGCAGCAGATCGTTGGCGAGGCGCAGCTCTCTGACTGGGCAGCCTACATGGAGAAGAATGGGCCTGCTGCATCAGCCCGGACCAATCGTTGTTTCGACGACCAGGGGGTGGAGATTCCCCGGGGAAGTGCCGACATGGACATGCGCCTCGCGTATGTGGCCCGGCTCCAGGTGCAGGATGGGAATGTGCCGATGCCGGGAAACTCCACCAGTACAGCGAGCAGCGGTCCGGCCCAGGACATCCGTCGTCTGAAGATCGAGGTGGCCTCGAGCACGAATCCTGAGTTCGACTTCGCGCAAAGTTCATCGCGGCTCGTGAAAGTTCATACCGCACTCATTTCCCGCACTACACCGGACATTTCATCGCCATGA
- the vccA gene encoding Verru_Chthon cassette protein A encodes MNTRSTSSNRLRHNKGMALIMVVAMLTLATVLVLGLLSVTSTDNKSSKAYSAGQRARLLADTATDIVIGQLQGASRQEGNSRTFHATQPGAARKYNASGAFITGYKLYSDSEMVVKGNGASAELRMVNSSPPDDWNSEQNFARYVDLNEPVVRPSRSGDGSTETFFPIVDPRAFQDQGAKGNAAIEGFSYGKKTYAGTELSGVVTPDDSADANALRLPMPVQWLYVLKDGTLGHLDASNKFTPAGGSMPTSENPIVGRLAFWTDDETCKVNINTASEPTDWGVPTFLHEREWRYAEYPPAMNEYQRFPGHPATVALSTIFYPKVNLDIMAQGANTAQIRNIKERIYEIIPKINRGGSRCGTVPFGPESFGEDQATTVDVLAARKERLFASLDELIFSETATGGKRVENDFNVDGVKLLDSASLERTRFFLTAHSRGSDVNFLGVPKVAMWPVADESKGRSYRTGFDNMIAFCSTISKTGTGEENSYYFRRSLAHSATVDIKLRRNDALMRYLDALMTKVFPAGASGNGQSFHTKYGDNDSRQVLVSIFDYIRTTNLYDAMLAKKPSELQNLQPETGTNRAGDYRWQYENTPRDGKTYTEERFIQTRKGTGIETDDIYNGSFPGHGAVTPAEWNPPGSNITYRGQGRFPTISEVALHFICTGDGNNDEGSYRIPTKNQDGTWVKPPFEPTNENVISGGKTAKKYQVGAMRSGGSGVDPSLNYTGDDWARDSMPDRFLGQQKAVWYSNYPPYPGDPNGRGSIDTRSPQLYGTDRTAALDSPRHPSNHPGYKPENWNATLQRGVPLKQGEKRIQACIHLESFVSALGWTKVHPEFTYVVDGNYINQIQVENSTGSFVSLFSTTADVVAKSRSNVFDGQSSHPVGGVGNFRSFAVGKQVKGVNSMPDDPSYDTTASDLAHSKLDNMDLVSNFVTVSGPQLKFRFPAGHFTIKIYDTHDWKRAQPVQEIQVKFPEGTHAAPVPELVTYTSLKDTWESSGTTYTQRITDATRWWAFNYAGAMNRYRGNWVTGSVTMTPRTEYLTSSHANYNELLRSSGRLRLYDQTSNSGNGSAGDARYFPQTYSFIWGYDPNSSNYKGINPRARDPRLTDNGWGTDVIRSVMPRHGDYRILAGRKLVTEDFWVPSPLWSDVNAPFAHSLSAHNASAEPGFHRGGSTYGSSSNEFRLVQGANYNTAYIPDSILNAESTKNANAYGDFDNGVGTSRDGAYINKPDEGNLSQLQKNYGGKQVNIRNAYFVDSQYQAAATESFFTPNRMVTSPVMFGSLPTGVWGSRAAGGTVHPNAAAIGVPWRTLLFRPHVKYPSVANSLNSHPGSPLHASAAGATPADHYLLELFRMPVVEPYAISDPFSTAGKINLNFQMVPFTHIKRATALHALMKGEVMRTVPKADASIYKSWRTTSSTDWDAYKMYSESEGTAKYWHRRIDVEKTLKQFDERFDFNAAKGGANGLFRTASQICEVHLIPSRTNAAGESTLLPETITASNREQVMAKFWEANSMTGDNLREAPYSNLYARLTTQSNVFKVYVRAQTITKARSGDPTMFDPKKDSVTSAYRGSAIIERYIDAKDAAHPLPDYAAANDPFTPHPLTDYFRFRVVETKRFSP; translated from the coding sequence ATGAACACTCGATCGACCTCATCAAACCGGTTGCGACACAACAAGGGAATGGCGCTTATCATGGTGGTAGCCATGCTGACTCTGGCTACGGTGCTGGTATTGGGGCTGCTATCCGTGACATCAACGGATAACAAAAGCTCGAAAGCCTACAGCGCGGGTCAACGGGCGCGTTTACTGGCAGATACGGCCACCGATATCGTCATTGGCCAACTTCAGGGCGCATCGCGGCAGGAGGGGAACAGCCGAACTTTCCACGCGACACAGCCCGGAGCGGCCCGGAAATACAATGCCAGTGGAGCATTCATTACAGGGTACAAACTCTATTCTGATTCAGAAATGGTGGTGAAGGGAAATGGAGCCAGCGCTGAGCTACGCATGGTCAACTCCTCTCCGCCGGATGACTGGAACAGTGAGCAAAATTTCGCCCGCTATGTGGATCTCAACGAGCCCGTGGTACGGCCCAGCCGCAGCGGTGACGGAAGCACGGAAACCTTTTTTCCGATTGTGGATCCACGAGCTTTCCAGGATCAGGGAGCAAAGGGAAATGCGGCGATTGAGGGGTTTTCTTATGGGAAGAAGACCTATGCAGGAACGGAGTTGTCGGGGGTGGTTACTCCGGATGATTCCGCGGATGCAAATGCGCTACGTCTGCCCATGCCCGTGCAGTGGCTGTACGTGCTGAAGGATGGAACGCTCGGCCATCTCGATGCTTCGAACAAGTTTACGCCCGCTGGGGGATCGATGCCGACGTCAGAGAATCCCATTGTGGGGCGGCTGGCCTTCTGGACGGACGATGAGACGTGCAAGGTCAATATCAACACTGCGTCCGAGCCCACAGACTGGGGGGTGCCGACCTTTCTGCATGAGCGTGAATGGCGCTATGCCGAGTATCCGCCTGCGATGAACGAGTACCAGCGGTTTCCCGGTCATCCCGCTACAGTGGCCCTCAGCACCATTTTCTATCCCAAGGTAAATCTGGACATCATGGCCCAGGGGGCGAATACCGCCCAGATCCGGAACATCAAGGAGCGCATCTATGAGATCATCCCCAAGATTAATCGTGGAGGATCGCGGTGCGGCACAGTGCCCTTCGGGCCGGAGAGTTTCGGAGAGGATCAAGCCACCACGGTGGACGTGCTTGCAGCGCGGAAGGAGCGTCTCTTTGCTTCACTCGATGAGTTGATTTTCAGTGAGACCGCTACCGGTGGAAAGCGGGTGGAGAATGACTTCAACGTGGACGGCGTGAAGCTCCTGGATAGCGCCAGCCTGGAGCGGACGCGCTTTTTCCTGACGGCGCACAGCCGGGGCTCTGATGTGAATTTCCTGGGCGTGCCGAAGGTGGCCATGTGGCCCGTAGCGGATGAGAGCAAAGGCAGGAGCTACCGCACAGGCTTTGACAACATGATCGCCTTTTGCTCGACGATCTCCAAGACAGGTACGGGAGAGGAGAATAGCTACTACTTCCGGCGGAGCCTGGCACACAGCGCTACTGTGGATATCAAGCTCCGGCGAAACGATGCACTGATGAGATACCTGGACGCGCTGATGACGAAGGTATTCCCTGCGGGTGCCAGCGGAAATGGGCAATCTTTCCATACCAAGTATGGCGACAACGATTCCCGGCAGGTCCTGGTGAGTATTTTCGACTACATTCGCACCACCAATCTCTATGATGCGATGCTGGCCAAAAAGCCAAGTGAGCTGCAGAATCTGCAGCCAGAAACAGGGACCAATCGTGCCGGCGACTATAGATGGCAGTATGAAAACACTCCCCGGGACGGCAAGACCTACACAGAAGAGAGATTCATACAAACGCGAAAGGGGACCGGCATCGAAACGGATGATATATACAATGGTTCCTTTCCGGGGCACGGGGCGGTGACTCCCGCCGAGTGGAATCCGCCGGGAAGCAATATAACCTACCGTGGGCAGGGGCGCTTCCCAACCATCTCTGAGGTGGCCTTGCACTTCATCTGCACAGGGGACGGCAACAATGATGAAGGAAGCTACCGGATTCCCACCAAGAATCAGGATGGCACATGGGTAAAACCTCCCTTCGAGCCCACAAACGAGAATGTCATCAGCGGTGGGAAGACGGCGAAAAAGTATCAAGTCGGCGCCATGCGATCTGGGGGGAGCGGAGTGGATCCCAGCCTTAACTATACCGGTGATGACTGGGCCCGTGATTCCATGCCTGACAGATTCTTGGGGCAGCAGAAGGCAGTGTGGTACTCCAACTATCCTCCCTACCCTGGAGATCCCAATGGCAGGGGCAGCATTGATACGCGCTCGCCGCAGCTCTACGGAACCGATCGCACTGCAGCGCTGGATTCGCCAAGGCATCCGTCCAACCATCCCGGATACAAGCCTGAGAATTGGAATGCCACGTTGCAACGGGGAGTTCCACTGAAGCAGGGCGAGAAGCGGATTCAAGCGTGCATCCATCTGGAATCCTTCGTGAGTGCCCTGGGCTGGACCAAGGTGCACCCGGAGTTCACTTACGTGGTGGACGGCAACTACATCAATCAGATCCAGGTGGAGAACTCGACCGGCTCCTTTGTATCCCTTTTCAGTACGACTGCCGACGTGGTGGCCAAATCGCGGTCGAATGTATTCGACGGCCAGAGTTCGCATCCTGTGGGTGGAGTGGGGAACTTCCGGTCCTTCGCGGTGGGCAAGCAGGTCAAAGGCGTGAATTCCATGCCGGATGACCCCAGTTATGACACCACTGCATCCGACCTGGCTCACAGCAAGCTCGACAACATGGATCTGGTCAGCAATTTTGTGACTGTATCCGGGCCCCAGTTGAAATTCCGCTTTCCGGCTGGGCATTTCACGATCAAAATTTATGACACTCATGACTGGAAGAGAGCCCAGCCAGTCCAGGAGATTCAGGTCAAGTTCCCAGAGGGCACGCACGCCGCTCCTGTTCCTGAGTTGGTGACTTACACCAGTTTGAAGGATACATGGGAAAGCAGTGGCACCACCTACACCCAGCGCATAACGGACGCCACGCGTTGGTGGGCTTTCAACTATGCCGGCGCCATGAACCGGTACCGGGGAAACTGGGTAACCGGCTCGGTTACCATGACACCGAGAACCGAGTACCTGACCTCCAGCCACGCGAACTACAATGAGCTGCTGCGCAGCAGCGGCCGGTTGAGGCTCTACGATCAGACAAGCAATTCCGGGAACGGTTCTGCTGGCGATGCGCGGTACTTCCCGCAAACGTATTCCTTCATTTGGGGCTACGATCCCAACAGCAGCAACTACAAGGGAATCAATCCGAGAGCGCGTGATCCGCGTCTCACGGACAATGGCTGGGGGACCGATGTCATTCGCAGCGTGATGCCACGGCATGGCGACTACCGGATCCTGGCAGGACGCAAGCTGGTGACGGAGGATTTCTGGGTTCCCAGTCCTCTCTGGAGTGATGTGAATGCACCTTTCGCGCACTCCCTGAGCGCTCACAATGCCAGCGCCGAGCCTGGTTTTCACAGGGGCGGAAGTACTTATGGATCGAGCAGCAATGAGTTCCGCCTTGTGCAGGGGGCAAACTATAACACGGCATACATTCCTGACTCGATCCTGAATGCTGAGTCCACGAAGAACGCCAACGCCTATGGGGACTTCGACAACGGCGTGGGCACCTCGCGGGATGGGGCGTATATCAATAAGCCCGACGAGGGGAACCTGAGTCAACTTCAGAAAAATTACGGAGGAAAGCAGGTGAACATCCGGAACGCCTACTTTGTTGACTCCCAGTACCAGGCCGCCGCCACGGAGAGCTTCTTCACGCCAAACAGAATGGTGACATCCCCCGTGATGTTTGGCTCCCTGCCGACAGGCGTGTGGGGTAGCCGCGCTGCTGGAGGTACAGTTCACCCAAATGCAGCCGCCATTGGCGTGCCGTGGCGCACGCTTCTTTTCAGGCCGCACGTGAAGTATCCCTCGGTAGCCAATTCGTTGAACAGTCATCCCGGCAGTCCGCTGCATGCCAGCGCTGCGGGGGCCACACCGGCGGACCATTATCTGCTCGAACTGTTCCGGATGCCCGTCGTGGAACCGTATGCCATCAGCGATCCCTTCTCCACCGCAGGGAAGATTAACCTGAACTTTCAGATGGTCCCCTTCACACACATCAAACGTGCCACCGCGTTGCACGCACTGATGAAGGGCGAGGTGATGCGCACTGTGCCCAAGGCGGATGCTTCCATCTACAAGAGCTGGCGCACGACTTCCTCCACAGATTGGGACGCCTACAAGATGTACTCCGAATCGGAAGGAACTGCCAAGTACTGGCACCGTAGGATCGATGTGGAGAAGACGCTCAAGCAGTTCGATGAACGATTCGACTTCAACGCGGCAAAGGGCGGGGCAAATGGACTCTTCCGCACGGCGAGCCAGATCTGTGAAGTCCACCTCATTCCCAGCCGCACCAATGCTGCTGGTGAGAGCACCCTGCTTCCTGAAACCATTACCGCCTCCAACCGTGAGCAAGTGATGGCCAAGTTCTGGGAAGCGAATTCGATGACGGGGGACAATCTTCGTGAGGCTCCTTATTCAAACCTCTATGCCAGGCTGACCACCCAGTCGAATGTCTTCAAGGTGTATGTGCGCGCCCAGACCATCACGAAGGCCCGTTCGGGAGATCCCACGATGTTCGACCCGAAGAAGGATTCCGTGACCAGCGCGTATCGTGGGTCTGCCATCATCGAGCGGTACATCGATGCGAAGGACGCTGCGCATCCTCTTCCGGACTACGCTGCCGCCAATGATCCTTTCACACCCCATCCGTTGACGGACTATTTCCGTTTCCGGGTTGTGGAAACGAAACGCTTCTCTCCTTGA